In the genome of Paenibacillus antri, one region contains:
- a CDS encoding replication-relaxation family protein has product MSERESNIMLALARLRFMTTRQIHQLYGYAGSHGLSVTRRRLHEMESAGWVKSWQPSKYEQKIYYLSRGGALELEYRNGAEGVRTFRKSERSIHYSLIAEVFVRLRTADPGILRAFDVEPKFEKIVPDAYVELALDSRPFALFLELDRNTESAGYLRDVKMEKYRNWYATKAASSALPSLLVVTSTEYRKTLFDRIIEHYGLPAACYTIDEFVLSPVPCVRSLSRLRSES; this is encoded by the coding sequence ATGAGCGAACGCGAGAGCAATATCATGCTCGCCTTGGCGCGGCTTAGGTTTATGACCACCCGCCAAATCCACCAGCTATACGGCTACGCCGGCAGCCACGGCCTCAGCGTGACCCGCAGAAGGCTGCACGAGATGGAGTCGGCCGGTTGGGTGAAATCTTGGCAGCCGTCGAAATACGAACAGAAAATCTATTATTTATCCCGCGGCGGCGCGCTTGAACTGGAATACCGGAATGGTGCGGAAGGCGTGCGGACGTTTCGGAAATCGGAGAGGTCCATTCACTACTCCCTTATCGCCGAAGTGTTCGTCCGGTTGCGGACGGCGGATCCGGGAATCCTCCGCGCGTTCGACGTGGAGCCGAAATTCGAGAAGATCGTTCCCGACGCGTACGTCGAACTCGCGTTGGATTCCCGTCCCTTCGCCCTCTTCCTGGAGCTGGACCGCAATACCGAGAGCGCCGGTTATTTGCGGGATGTGAAGATGGAGAAATACCGGAACTGGTATGCGACGAAAGCCGCGTCCTCCGCGCTCCCTTCGCTCCTGGTCGTAACCAGCACCGAATACCGGAAGACGTTGTTCGACCGGATCATAGAGCACTACGGCTTACCGGCAGCCTGTTATACGATCGATGAATTCGTCCTCTCCCCGGTGCCGTGCGTGAGAAGCTTATCGCGGCTTCGTTCCGAATCCTGA
- a CDS encoding PAS domain S-box protein produces the protein MEILMIVASFAFAVGCSYFALSITAKSTFKLASVNLGLMLIASVVMGTGSWAMHYVAMLTVRFEGLEMTYSAPLVFISLFVPILSAYAALVPVSLPLSEGVRSFIGTVVVTMGVSSLHLIGMSALQMNAVLAYDHTLLLAAILFALTASHVGFRLFNYERFRRTRFRIAWSSLWLGGSMVGMHFLAIAGSTAIPIGAMGAEAPTGIDEGNLFRTVVVVLCVMFTLTLAAYHFARRAGIRLEALLESETLYSSIFAGAMNAILVLRPDPALTIADVNDQACKLLGKSKQELSEAPLGQVVPEHARRFVNDGPHGREEEWDLTSAEGGVRLAQAITGLVEIDEFTRYRVTFLRDITSLRMTRMITGVFRPLSLLTISGMPSDMLLPILQHLTPTLFPHTAIRFDPAPAAQTFEPIPSAVPRTREIILWDGTLLGRLTLTRKSEQGPDPDGMEEVWLDKCADLLEISISGENGAQSADNGLDTLTGVVNEELKFEYVGHTAGRLLGYEPEELENGSLLELYHPDDLKMFLLRVRRSEDLKTPYRHQVRLRHKEGSWVDFHMIIAASVRQEHAKIVFMAQRTAEKRAFGFRYDENEKYDFLFDHHPGPVVCIGLDGRFLKVNRELESLTGYRSDELLGESFEKVVWAGDIEKTRAHVEKAANGGASSYEIRIRRKDGRVVPLQVTNFPAVEGAEVMGVFGISIDATSLGRGAAENGEKEGDDGEAADDQAAKMTKREKEVIRLINYGMSNKEIATELAISENTVKNHISNIFAKLSISDRNQVPMLPPDCPSDRD, from the coding sequence ATGGAGATCCTCATGATCGTTGCTTCTTTCGCATTCGCCGTCGGCTGCTCGTACTTCGCGCTCTCGATTACGGCGAAAAGCACATTCAAGCTGGCCAGCGTCAACTTAGGCCTGATGTTGATCGCGTCCGTGGTGATGGGGACGGGCAGCTGGGCGATGCATTATGTAGCGATGCTTACCGTTCGCTTCGAAGGGTTGGAGATGACGTACAGCGCGCCTCTGGTCTTTATTTCCTTGTTCGTCCCCATTCTGTCCGCGTACGCTGCGTTAGTGCCGGTCTCGCTGCCGCTGTCGGAAGGGGTGCGGAGCTTCATCGGTACGGTGGTCGTCACGATGGGGGTCAGCTCCTTGCATTTGATCGGCATGTCCGCCTTGCAGATGAACGCGGTCTTGGCTTACGACCACACGCTGCTGCTGGCCGCCATCTTGTTCGCGCTTACGGCCAGCCATGTCGGGTTCCGGCTGTTCAATTACGAACGGTTCCGTCGCACGAGGTTTCGCATTGCGTGGAGCTCCCTCTGGTTAGGCGGGTCGATGGTCGGCATGCACTTCCTCGCGATCGCGGGCTCTACGGCGATCCCGATCGGGGCGATGGGCGCCGAGGCGCCGACGGGAATCGACGAAGGGAACTTATTCAGAACCGTCGTCGTGGTGTTATGCGTCATGTTCACGTTGACGCTCGCGGCCTACCATTTCGCGAGGCGCGCCGGGATTCGGCTGGAAGCGTTGTTGGAGAGCGAAACGTTGTACAGCAGCATTTTCGCCGGGGCGATGAATGCGATCTTGGTGCTAAGGCCGGATCCCGCGTTAACCATTGCGGACGTCAACGACCAAGCATGCAAACTGCTGGGGAAATCCAAGCAAGAGCTGTCGGAAGCGCCGCTGGGACAAGTCGTTCCGGAGCACGCCCGGCGCTTTGTGAACGATGGGCCGCACGGGAGGGAGGAGGAGTGGGATCTGACTTCGGCGGAAGGCGGCGTCCGTCTGGCCCAGGCGATTACCGGCCTAGTGGAGATCGACGAGTTTACCCGATACCGGGTTACGTTCCTTAGGGATATTACTAGCCTGCGGATGACGCGGATGATTACAGGCGTCTTCCGGCCGCTGTCGCTGCTGACGATATCCGGCATGCCCTCCGATATGCTGCTCCCTATTCTTCAGCATCTGACGCCGACGTTGTTCCCGCATACGGCGATTCGCTTCGACCCGGCGCCGGCGGCGCAAACGTTCGAGCCGATTCCTAGCGCGGTCCCAAGAACCAGAGAGATCATCCTGTGGGATGGGACCCTTCTAGGGCGTCTGACCCTGACTAGGAAATCCGAACAAGGGCCCGATCCGGACGGGATGGAAGAGGTATGGCTCGACAAGTGCGCGGATTTGCTCGAGATTTCGATCTCCGGCGAGAACGGAGCGCAATCGGCGGACAACGGCCTCGACACCTTAACGGGGGTAGTAAACGAGGAATTGAAGTTCGAATACGTCGGCCATACGGCGGGAAGGCTGCTGGGGTATGAACCGGAAGAACTGGAGAACGGTTCGCTGCTAGAGCTGTATCATCCGGACGATTTGAAAATGTTCCTCCTCCGCGTGCGCCGCTCCGAGGACTTGAAGACGCCGTACCGGCATCAAGTCCGATTGCGGCATAAGGAAGGAAGTTGGGTCGACTTTCATATGATCATCGCCGCGAGCGTAAGACAGGAGCATGCGAAAATCGTCTTTATGGCGCAGCGGACGGCGGAGAAGCGGGCGTTCGGCTTCCGATACGACGAGAACGAGAAGTACGACTTCCTCTTCGATCATCATCCGGGCCCCGTCGTTTGCATCGGATTGGACGGGCGGTTCCTGAAGGTGAACCGGGAGCTGGAGAGCCTGACGGGATACCGCTCGGACGAATTGTTGGGGGAATCGTTCGAGAAGGTCGTATGGGCCGGAGACATAGAGAAGACGAGAGCTCATGTCGAGAAAGCGGCGAACGGGGGCGCGTCGTCTTACGAAATTCGGATTCGACGGAAGGACGGGAGAGTGGTACCGCTCCAGGTGACGAATTTCCCCGCGGTCGAGGGCGCGGAGGTGATGGGCGTATTCGGCATCTCGATCGATGCGACCAGCCTCGGCCGAGGCGCGGCGGAGAACGGCGAGAAGGAGGGAGATGACGGAGAGGCGGCGGACGATCAAGCGGCGAAGATGACGAAGCGGGAAAAGGAAGTCATCCGGCTCATCAACTACGGGATGAGCAACAAGGAGATCGCGACGGAGCTCGCGATCAGCGAAAACACGGTGAAAAATCATATCAGCAATATTTTCGCGAAGCTCAGCATCAGCGACCGCAATCAAGTGCCGATGCTGCCGCCGGATTGTCCTTCCGATCGGGACTAA
- the groES gene encoding co-chaperone GroES — protein MIKPLGDRVVIEAIAKEETTASGIVLPETAKEKPQEGKVVAVGAGAYKDGERIPLDVKEGDRVIFSKYAGTEVKFEGRELLIMRESDILAVLG, from the coding sequence ATGATCAAACCTTTGGGAGATCGCGTAGTCATCGAAGCCATCGCGAAAGAAGAGACGACGGCTAGCGGAATCGTATTGCCGGAGACGGCGAAAGAGAAGCCGCAAGAAGGCAAAGTCGTCGCCGTCGGCGCTGGCGCCTACAAAGACGGCGAGCGCATTCCGCTCGACGTGAAGGAAGGCGACCGTGTGATTTTCTCGAAATACGCAGGCACGGAAGTGAAATTCGAAGGCCGCGAATTGTTGATCATGCGGGAGAGCGACATTCTCGCCGTCCTCGGCTGA
- the groL gene encoding chaperonin GroEL (60 kDa chaperone family; promotes refolding of misfolded polypeptides especially under stressful conditions; forms two stacked rings of heptamers to form a barrel-shaped 14mer; ends can be capped by GroES; misfolded proteins enter the barrel where they are refolded when GroES binds), which translates to MAKEIKFSEEARRSMLRGVDALANAVKVTLGPKGRNVVLEKKFGSPLITNDGVSIAKEIELEDAFENMGAQLVKEVATKTNDVAGDGTTTATVLAQAMIREGLKNVTAGANPMVVRKGIEKAVRAAVEELKAISKGVEGKQSIAQVAAISSADEEVGQLIADAMEKVGNDGVITVEESKGFTTELEVVEGMQFDRGYVSPYMITDTDKMESVLDNPYILITDKKISNIQEILPVLEKVVQSGKQLLIIAEDVEGEAQATLIVNKLRGTFTCVAVKAPGFGDRRKAMLQDIAALTGAQVITEELGLDLKSTRVDQLGSARQVRVSKENTIIVDGAGDKSDIQARVNQIRAQLEETTSEFDKEKLQERLAKLAGGVAVIKVGAATETELKERKLRIEDALNSTRAAVEEGIVSGGGTALVNVYNAVAAVKGDNVDEQTGVNIVLRALEEPVRTIAFNAGLEGSVIVERLKKEALGVGFNAATGEWVNMFEAGIVDPTKVTRSALQNAASVAAMFLTTEAVVADKPEPKGAGGGMPDMGGMGGMGGMM; encoded by the coding sequence ATGGCTAAGGAAATCAAGTTTAGCGAAGAAGCCCGCCGCTCGATGCTCCGCGGCGTGGACGCGCTTGCGAACGCAGTGAAAGTCACGCTCGGACCGAAGGGCCGCAACGTCGTGCTCGAGAAGAAGTTCGGCAGCCCGCTCATCACGAACGACGGCGTGTCGATCGCGAAGGAAATCGAGCTCGAAGACGCATTCGAGAACATGGGCGCGCAGCTCGTGAAGGAAGTCGCTACGAAGACGAACGACGTCGCGGGCGACGGTACGACGACGGCGACGGTTCTCGCGCAAGCGATGATCCGCGAAGGTCTGAAGAACGTTACCGCGGGCGCAAACCCGATGGTCGTTCGCAAGGGCATCGAGAAGGCCGTACGCGCGGCCGTAGAAGAGTTGAAGGCGATCTCCAAGGGCGTCGAAGGCAAGCAATCGATCGCGCAAGTCGCGGCGATCTCCTCGGCGGACGAAGAAGTCGGCCAATTGATCGCGGACGCGATGGAGAAGGTCGGCAACGACGGCGTCATCACGGTCGAAGAGTCCAAGGGCTTCACGACGGAGCTTGAAGTCGTAGAAGGCATGCAGTTCGACCGCGGCTACGTCTCGCCGTACATGATCACGGATACGGACAAGATGGAATCCGTGCTCGACAACCCGTACATCTTGATCACCGACAAGAAGATCTCCAACATCCAAGAGATCCTTCCGGTGCTCGAGAAGGTCGTTCAATCCGGCAAGCAATTGCTCATCATCGCGGAAGACGTCGAAGGCGAAGCGCAAGCGACGCTCATCGTCAACAAGCTCCGCGGTACGTTCACTTGCGTAGCCGTTAAGGCGCCTGGCTTCGGCGACCGCCGCAAGGCGATGCTGCAAGACATCGCCGCTCTGACGGGCGCGCAAGTGATCACGGAAGAGCTCGGTCTCGACCTGAAGTCCACTCGCGTCGATCAGCTCGGCTCCGCTCGTCAAGTTCGCGTGTCCAAGGAAAACACGATCATCGTCGACGGCGCAGGCGACAAGAGCGACATCCAAGCTCGCGTGAACCAAATCCGCGCGCAACTGGAAGAGACGACTTCCGAGTTCGACAAGGAGAAGCTCCAAGAGCGTCTCGCGAAGCTCGCCGGCGGCGTAGCCGTCATCAAAGTCGGCGCGGCGACGGAAACCGAATTGAAAGAGCGTAAGCTCCGCATCGAGGACGCCCTGAACTCTACTCGCGCAGCGGTAGAAGAAGGCATCGTGTCCGGCGGCGGTACGGCGCTCGTGAACGTATACAACGCAGTAGCAGCCGTTAAGGGCGACAACGTCGACGAGCAAACGGGCGTCAACATCGTGCTTCGCGCGTTGGAAGAGCCGGTTCGCACGATCGCGTTCAACGCGGGCCTCGAAGGCTCCGTTATCGTCGAGCGTCTGAAGAAGGAAGCGCTCGGCGTAGGCTTCAACGCCGCTACGGGCGAGTGGGTCAACATGTTCGAAGCCGGCATCGTCGACCCGACGAAGGTTACGCGTTCGGCATTGCAAAACGCAGCCTCCGTTGCAGCAATGTTCCTGACGACCGAAGCGGTCGTCGCCGACAAGCCGGAGCCGAAGGGCGCTGGCGGCGGCATGCCGGACATGGGCGGCATGGGCGGTATGGGCGGCATGATGTAA
- a CDS encoding ArsR/SmtB family transcription factor: MSDICDVFCYDEEKVSKLKLELASYDTVSMTKIFKALADDTRAKIALMLCRTDELCVCDVANVIGTTIPNASHHLRLLRNLGLAKYRKEGKLVFYSMDDEPIKQLISMALEHSKERKALA, from the coding sequence ATGAGCGATATTTGCGATGTGTTTTGTTACGACGAAGAGAAGGTTTCGAAGCTGAAGCTGGAACTCGCCTCCTACGATACGGTAAGTATGACGAAGATCTTTAAGGCTTTAGCGGATGATACGCGCGCGAAAATTGCACTTATGCTTTGTCGAACGGATGAACTGTGCGTTTGCGATGTTGCGAACGTCATCGGAACAACGATTCCGAATGCATCGCATCATTTACGATTGCTGCGGAATCTTGGATTAGCGAAATACCGAAAGGAAGGCAAACTCGTTTTTTACTCTATGGATGACGAGCCTATAAAACAGCTGATTTCGATGGCTTTAGAGCATAGTAAAGAGAGAAAAGCGCTTGCGTAA
- a CDS encoding heavy metal translocating P-type ATPase, which yields MSREDRIDHCCSAPSKEASSKPKYKSLDFTMVSQSQDASAKQASSCCSDETGEGSCCAVEKQETESCCSGDAGSKAEHPLASSSGIQGSTLKTYEIEGMDCGSCALTIENHLKKLPDVKRVEVNFSTGKMRIEHDNSVEDIVNEVAKVGYKAAPASRKRKTAAEADTPGLSGNWLVAWSGVTLLLGFVGSLTGVSSGLTTFLYIVSMIAGGYKPVKSAYYALKSRSLDMNVLMSAAAIGAALIGEWFEGATVVWLFAIGNVLQNRSIDKTRDSIRKLMDLTPPEAWLVKPEGLVRVPVEEVVIGHAVVVKPGERIPLDGEVRKGTSTVNQAPITGESVPVDKEPGDPVYAGTINEEGSLEIRVTKLVEDTTVAKIIRLVEEAQEKKAPTEAFVDRFARIYTPVVFIVALLVIVFPPLIGWGTWAEWFYRGLELLVVACPCALVISTPVAIVSAIGNAARNGVLIKGGAFLEIAGKIDAIAFDKTGTLTEGKPKVTFVEAYGAPVETVMSIARTLEEESKHPIAQAVVKYAAEKNVPLREGEGFRAIVGKGVQATIEGKEYFAGNLKLFQDMNVQIQSIQQKAAQLQTDGNSIVLVGTRDSLLGMIAVADTIRDVAVNAVTKLKGAGVRELIMLTGDNEGTAKKISGQAGVTRYFADLLPEQKVDAVKQMQQEGYKIAMVGDGINDAPALATADLGIAMGGAGTDTAMETADIVLMADNLEKLPHTIRLSRQAMTIIKQNIVFSLFIKFIALALIFPGWLTLWLAVLSDTGAAILVILNSMRLLAKLPSLK from the coding sequence ATGAGTCGCGAAGATCGGATAGATCATTGCTGCAGCGCTCCGAGTAAGGAAGCAAGCAGCAAACCTAAATATAAAAGTTTGGATTTTACAATGGTTTCTCAATCCCAAGATGCGTCCGCGAAGCAGGCATCATCTTGTTGCTCGGATGAAACCGGGGAGGGCTCCTGCTGCGCTGTAGAGAAACAAGAGACGGAGTCTTGCTGTTCAGGCGACGCGGGAAGCAAGGCGGAGCATCCGCTGGCGTCTTCGTCCGGTATTCAGGGATCGACATTGAAGACCTACGAGATTGAAGGGATGGACTGCGGCTCTTGCGCGCTCACCATCGAGAATCATCTGAAGAAGCTGCCGGACGTAAAACGAGTCGAGGTCAACTTTTCGACGGGGAAGATGCGCATCGAACACGATAATTCGGTGGAGGATATCGTAAACGAAGTTGCGAAAGTCGGTTATAAGGCAGCGCCCGCCTCTAGGAAGCGGAAAACGGCGGCGGAAGCCGACACGCCGGGTTTATCCGGGAATTGGTTGGTCGCATGGTCTGGCGTCACGCTTCTCTTGGGTTTCGTCGGATCTCTAACCGGCGTATCCTCCGGCCTTACGACATTCCTGTATATTGTTTCAATGATCGCAGGCGGATATAAGCCGGTAAAGAGCGCTTATTATGCGCTGAAGAGCCGATCCTTGGATATGAACGTCTTGATGAGCGCCGCGGCGATCGGGGCGGCGCTGATTGGAGAATGGTTCGAGGGCGCTACGGTCGTATGGTTATTCGCAATCGGGAATGTATTGCAAAACCGATCGATCGATAAAACAAGGGACTCCATCCGAAAGTTGATGGATTTGACGCCGCCGGAGGCTTGGTTGGTCAAGCCGGAAGGGTTGGTTCGCGTCCCGGTGGAGGAAGTCGTCATCGGCCACGCGGTCGTCGTGAAGCCGGGCGAGAGAATTCCGTTGGATGGAGAAGTTCGGAAAGGAACTTCAACCGTAAACCAGGCGCCGATTACAGGGGAGTCCGTTCCTGTCGATAAGGAACCTGGCGACCCCGTGTATGCCGGTACGATCAACGAAGAGGGTTCCTTAGAAATCAGAGTGACGAAGCTGGTCGAGGATACGACGGTCGCGAAGATCATTCGGCTTGTCGAAGAGGCGCAAGAGAAGAAGGCGCCTACGGAGGCGTTCGTCGATCGGTTTGCGAGAATCTATACTCCCGTCGTCTTTATCGTCGCGCTGCTCGTCATCGTGTTTCCTCCATTGATCGGTTGGGGGACGTGGGCGGAATGGTTTTATCGGGGCTTGGAGCTTCTGGTCGTTGCCTGCCCATGCGCTCTCGTGATTTCTACGCCTGTAGCGATCGTGTCGGCGATCGGCAACGCCGCGAGGAACGGCGTATTGATCAAAGGCGGCGCCTTCTTGGAGATTGCAGGCAAGATCGATGCGATCGCGTTCGATAAAACAGGCACCTTAACGGAAGGGAAGCCGAAAGTGACCTTCGTCGAAGCGTACGGCGCGCCTGTGGAAACGGTTATGTCGATCGCTCGGACGCTGGAGGAAGAATCGAAGCACCCGATCGCGCAAGCGGTCGTAAAGTATGCAGCCGAGAAGAACGTTCCCCTTCGGGAAGGAGAAGGTTTTCGAGCCATCGTCGGGAAGGGCGTGCAAGCTACGATCGAAGGGAAGGAATATTTCGCCGGCAACCTGAAGTTGTTTCAAGACATGAATGTACAGATCCAGTCCATACAACAGAAAGCAGCTCAGCTGCAGACCGACGGCAATTCGATTGTGCTGGTCGGTACGCGCGATTCGCTGCTCGGTATGATCGCCGTTGCGGATACCATTCGCGACGTTGCGGTAAACGCGGTTACGAAGCTGAAAGGGGCGGGCGTCCGGGAGCTCATTATGCTTACCGGCGATAATGAAGGGACTGCAAAGAAAATTTCCGGGCAGGCCGGGGTTACCCGGTACTTCGCCGATTTGCTCCCGGAGCAAAAGGTGGATGCCGTAAAGCAAATGCAGCAGGAAGGCTATAAGATCGCAATGGTCGGCGACGGGATTAACGATGCTCCCGCGCTTGCAACGGCAGATCTTGGGATCGCGATGGGAGGGGCGGGCACCGATACCGCCATGGAAACCGCCGACATTGTCCTTATGGCCGATAATCTGGAGAAGCTTCCGCATACGATTCGTCTGAGTCGGCAGGCGATGACCATTATCAAGCAAAACATCGTGTTTTCGCTGTTCATTAAATTCATTGCGCTCGCATTGATCTTCCCGGGTTGGCTCACGCTGTGGCTTGCCGTACTAAGCGACACCGGGGCGGCAATCCTTGTGATCCTGAACAGCATGAGGCTGTTGGCGAAACTTCCTTCTCTTAAATGA
- a CDS encoding copper amine oxidase N-terminal domain-containing protein, producing the protein MSNVLLAGSLFFASGASAAELWSTELWSEETEESPGGGPAGGSPSGSGLWSDDLWSEPPAGSWPREPSPTAPDPKPVPEPKPAPAPEPQRPAEPEEKPDPAEPPQPAPSDVSNTITMQIGSSTAIVRGKETALSVPPFTINGRAMIPLRFIGEALQADVAWSEAEQKVTLELQGKKAQLWVNRTEAILDGKTAALDFPPMVLNGTTLVPLRFVGEFFGYRVEYDGATEKITIVDPTKPAPEPAPDPEQPKPKPGDIGFDYFGTWELRAEGRDKGIAMGKLIVSEDGVYGIASAGNGVVTGTWRWAAKDEVIGQDHALILEDGPTGVDWVLIPKPDGLVSVRYHYGYTGELKIWFEYSLGIRVDE; encoded by the coding sequence ATGAGTAACGTATTGCTTGCGGGGTCATTGTTCTTTGCCTCCGGGGCATCTGCCGCTGAGCTGTGGTCTACGGAGTTATGGTCGGAGGAGACGGAAGAATCGCCCGGAGGAGGCCCCGCGGGAGGAAGTCCTTCGGGATCGGGGCTCTGGTCCGACGATCTCTGGTCGGAGCCGCCCGCCGGGAGCTGGCCGCGCGAGCCTTCGCCGACGGCGCCCGACCCGAAGCCGGTGCCTGAACCGAAGCCGGCGCCGGCGCCTGAGCCTCAACGGCCTGCGGAGCCCGAAGAGAAGCCGGACCCTGCGGAACCGCCGCAACCGGCGCCATCGGACGTCTCGAATACGATTACGATGCAGATCGGTTCTTCGACGGCGATCGTCCGAGGCAAGGAGACGGCGCTGAGCGTCCCTCCGTTCACGATCAACGGACGCGCGATGATTCCGCTGCGCTTCATCGGCGAGGCGCTGCAAGCCGATGTCGCTTGGTCGGAGGCGGAGCAGAAGGTTACCCTCGAGCTGCAAGGGAAGAAGGCGCAGCTTTGGGTCAACCGGACGGAGGCGATCTTGGACGGCAAGACGGCCGCATTGGATTTTCCGCCGATGGTGCTGAACGGGACGACGTTAGTGCCGCTGCGGTTCGTGGGCGAATTTTTCGGTTATCGGGTGGAGTACGACGGCGCGACCGAGAAGATCACGATCGTCGACCCGACGAAGCCCGCGCCTGAGCCGGCGCCCGATCCGGAGCAGCCGAAGCCGAAGCCCGGAGATATCGGCTTCGATTATTTCGGTACATGGGAGCTTCGAGCGGAAGGACGCGATAAGGGGATCGCGATGGGGAAGCTGATCGTGAGCGAGGACGGCGTCTACGGGATCGCCAGCGCCGGGAACGGCGTCGTTACGGGGACGTGGCGATGGGCCGCGAAAGACGAAGTGATCGGTCAGGACCATGCGCTGATCTTGGAGGACGGCCCTACCGGCGTCGATTGGGTGTTGATCCCGAAGCCGGACGGTCTCGTCAGCGTCAGATATCACTATGGCTATACGGGCGAGTTGAAGATTTGGTTCGAATACTCGCTCGGCATCCGAGTCGACGAGTAA
- a CDS encoding copper amine oxidase N-terminal domain-containing protein: MMRKDHWRKVFFAVPALALVSSATAGATEVWTSPTYTEQWSSPTYTEQWSVEPEEKAPTPAPAKEAAPAPAAAPKSSDDSIYIRLKLDSKQAVIQNENVTLDAPPTAVNGRTMVPFRFLGEALRATVDWDAAKEQITLSLRDNTVVLKMNQSSALVNGRTVPMDAPPVISGGRTLVPLRFIAENLDLSVTHTASTNTIEIGNSPTGGGSAGNEPSAPAAHVQEPITDFEQLYGTWHLWTPGGATNLYYTDTGNYATHIYDAGAEQGTVTINADGTFAMQHALWGDAEGEWRLSFPAEINGERILAIVLQQGSGDYDWAVAPGQNGKIRLLSSWGAWADGSSSWLFESELYKK, encoded by the coding sequence ATGATGAGGAAGGATCACTGGAGGAAGGTTTTCTTTGCGGTTCCTGCGCTCGCATTGGTTAGCTCCGCAACGGCCGGCGCAACGGAAGTATGGACGTCGCCGACGTATACCGAGCAGTGGTCGTCGCCGACGTATACGGAGCAATGGAGCGTGGAGCCGGAGGAGAAGGCGCCGACGCCTGCGCCTGCGAAAGAGGCCGCGCCTGCGCCCGCCGCCGCGCCGAAGTCGTCGGACGACTCGATCTACATTCGTCTCAAGCTCGACAGCAAGCAAGCCGTCATCCAGAACGAAAATGTAACGCTCGACGCCCCCCCGACCGCCGTCAATGGGCGAACGATGGTGCCGTTTCGTTTTCTAGGGGAAGCTCTTCGGGCTACCGTCGACTGGGATGCGGCGAAGGAGCAGATTACGCTGTCGCTGCGGGACAACACCGTCGTCCTGAAGATGAACCAGTCTTCCGCCTTGGTGAACGGCCGGACGGTACCGATGGATGCCCCGCCTGTCATCTCCGGGGGCCGGACGCTCGTCCCGCTGCGGTTCATCGCGGAAAATCTGGACCTGTCGGTCACGCATACGGCGTCGACGAATACGATCGAAATCGGGAATTCGCCGACAGGCGGCGGTAGCGCAGGGAATGAACCGTCTGCTCCTGCGGCCCATGTCCAAGAGCCCATCACCGACTTCGAGCAGCTGTACGGCACTTGGCATCTCTGGACGCCGGGCGGCGCGACGAACTTGTATTATACGGATACGGGTAACTATGCGACCCATATATACGATGCGGGCGCGGAGCAAGGCACCGTCACCATCAACGCCGACGGAACGTTCGCAATGCAGCATGCGCTCTGGGGCGATGCGGAAGGGGAATGGAGACTCTCGTTCCCGGCGGAAATCAACGGGGAGCGCATCCTCGCCATCGTGCTTCAACAAGGGTCGGGCGACTACGATTGGGCGGTCGCTCCGGGACAGAACGGGAAGATTCGCCTGCTCTCCAGCTGGGGCGCCTGGGCGGACGGCAGTTCGAGCTGGTTATTCGAATCGGAGCTGTATAAGAAATAA